The following proteins are encoded in a genomic region of Planococcus lenghuensis:
- a CDS encoding MFS transporter → MKKYSDSFKSLWTGEIVSEFGGAAGAIINGLLLYELTGSREWMGILWLVYFLPSIVLQGISSPFLNYVVKEKMLRNIQLIRAGAYLLPLIGVWIGTDTVIISGLVILQCILGLLQPIFASLSFSLLPEICTEDELADANGLLDGTLRLMSFLAPGITSLLLLLLPMHWIYGFSAFLFFISFLALSRIPATSREKISAWSRKFWWSEMKEGYRSFFSHPQLLQLTLLSSTVQFAVGATLVLSVPFIRGELGAEAWEYGLFKGAFPIGYVLGMLLLTKLPKNPKTMYIGLMGGGLSFMLLFFVYSVPTAWMCELMGGILFPLFNAQSAAIFQREAPRDRLAQLSAVRLLFFRVTMPIGILFASLPFLTLPIRHVYAGIGFIIVLPGLYYLIASFQLKEPLMPNKKRI, encoded by the coding sequence GTGAAGAAGTACTCGGATTCTTTCAAATCACTATGGACCGGCGAAATCGTTTCCGAATTTGGCGGCGCAGCAGGTGCCATCATCAACGGGTTGCTGTTATATGAATTGACAGGTTCTCGGGAGTGGATGGGAATTCTTTGGCTCGTCTATTTCCTGCCTTCGATCGTGCTGCAAGGCATCAGCTCTCCTTTTCTTAATTATGTTGTGAAAGAGAAGATGCTTAGGAATATCCAATTGATCCGTGCCGGTGCTTACCTGCTGCCTTTAATCGGTGTTTGGATTGGAACGGATACCGTGATCATTAGCGGTTTAGTGATCCTGCAATGTATCTTAGGATTGCTCCAGCCGATTTTCGCCAGTCTCTCGTTTTCACTGCTGCCGGAAATCTGCACAGAAGACGAATTGGCGGATGCAAATGGCTTACTGGACGGGACGCTCCGGCTGATGAGTTTTCTTGCTCCAGGTATCACCTCGCTTTTGCTGCTGCTCCTACCTATGCACTGGATTTACGGTTTTTCGGCATTTCTGTTCTTTATCAGCTTCCTGGCACTGTCCCGGATTCCGGCGACCAGCAGAGAAAAGATATCGGCTTGGTCCAGGAAATTCTGGTGGTCTGAAATGAAAGAGGGATACCGGAGTTTTTTCAGTCACCCGCAACTTCTTCAGTTAACTCTCTTGTCTTCCACTGTTCAATTTGCAGTAGGGGCGACACTCGTCTTGAGCGTTCCATTCATCCGGGGAGAACTCGGAGCCGAAGCATGGGAATACGGTCTTTTTAAAGGAGCTTTCCCCATCGGGTATGTGTTGGGCATGCTTCTTTTGACCAAGCTGCCGAAAAACCCTAAAACGATGTACATCGGTTTAATGGGCGGCGGACTTTCTTTCATGCTGTTATTTTTCGTTTACTCCGTCCCGACAGCATGGATGTGTGAATTGATGGGTGGCATCTTATTTCCTCTTTTCAATGCCCAAAGCGCAGCCATTTTCCAGCGCGAAGCGCCGAGAGACCGACTTGCACAGCTGAGCGCTGTCCGCTTGCTGTTCTTCCGGGTCACCATGCCGATCGGAATCCTGTTTGCCTCTTTGCCTTTCTTAACATTACCGATTCGGCATGTCTATGCTGGAATTGGCTTTATCATTGTCCTGCCAGGGCTATATTATCTCATCGCTTCCTTTCAACTCAAGGAACCGTTAATGCCGAATAAAAAAAGGATATGA
- a CDS encoding ArsR/SmtB family transcription factor produces MKVMNSTIPEETISIEVEQSPVWELIMGIAGYTYKQLRHTFEMDEEWAADKETMPASLVKMLERIEETNLWYGMLLLQNQFSAASVQEFSNFLVAPEQETFYDWLLPYHDRQSESLRKEAAQSPGYTEVWEEYASLFDGHNYLAGYIRHLYQLDQSEICDLIIQVIKEWEDWMSAKEDWGKWLQALAFEQNQHKHLDDKKPSTEIDRVTGGVDYLPEPSIWSVKLIPQVSYRPWVLTIRTSDTRLFFYPVREDYLLEPGKPSSDLIRGHKALGDELRLKLLFQLQKGPLSLQELSAQFNISKTTLHHQLALLKAAKFIRVEKGVYSINPGKIENFSGQLSQYLGTNL; encoded by the coding sequence ATGAAAGTAATGAATTCCACAATACCTGAAGAGACCATTTCCATAGAAGTGGAACAGTCACCGGTTTGGGAACTGATCATGGGGATTGCCGGATATACCTACAAACAGCTGAGGCATACATTTGAAATGGATGAAGAATGGGCAGCCGACAAAGAAACTATGCCTGCTTCATTGGTCAAAATGCTTGAAAGAATTGAAGAAACGAATCTTTGGTATGGGATGCTCCTGTTGCAAAATCAATTCAGCGCTGCTTCCGTTCAAGAATTTTCGAATTTCCTTGTCGCTCCCGAACAAGAAACTTTTTATGATTGGCTGCTTCCCTATCATGACCGGCAATCTGAATCGCTGCGGAAAGAGGCAGCGCAAAGTCCGGGCTATACAGAAGTGTGGGAGGAATATGCCAGCCTGTTTGACGGCCATAATTATTTAGCGGGTTATATTCGTCATTTGTATCAGCTGGACCAGTCAGAAATCTGTGATTTGATCATTCAGGTAATTAAAGAATGGGAAGATTGGATGTCGGCTAAAGAGGACTGGGGAAAATGGCTGCAGGCACTCGCGTTCGAACAGAATCAGCACAAGCATTTGGACGATAAAAAGCCATCAACGGAGATCGACCGGGTGACAGGGGGCGTTGATTATTTGCCGGAGCCCTCCATTTGGTCGGTCAAACTCATTCCGCAGGTCTCTTACCGTCCTTGGGTACTGACCATTCGCACTTCCGATACCAGACTGTTCTTTTACCCAGTAAGGGAAGATTATTTATTGGAACCCGGAAAACCATCAAGTGATCTGATCCGGGGCCATAAGGCGTTAGGAGATGAGCTGCGTCTGAAACTACTTTTCCAGCTTCAGAAAGGCCCTCTGTCGCTGCAGGAATTGAGTGCCCAATTCAATATCTCGAAAACGACTCTCCACCACCAGCTAGCGTTATTAAAAGCCGCAAAGTTCATAAGGGTTGAGAAAGGCGTCTATTCCATTAACCCCGGCAAAATTGAAAATTTTTCAGGCCAGCTGTCACAATATTTGGGAACCAATCTGTGA
- a CDS encoding NUDIX hydrolase, whose translation MKPLDYINKLRSMVGKERVIMVVAGVFVVEHENRLLLQQRTDTGTWGIPGGFMELDESIQNTARREVTEETGLRLEQLELFGIYSGPAYDKTFANGDEVSLVQVLFTCTAYSGDLIRENEESLNNRFFGLNELPENIFSDHKIFLEDFLSKPGFPIVK comes from the coding sequence ATGAAACCCTTGGATTACATCAATAAATTAAGGTCAATGGTTGGAAAAGAAAGAGTCATCATGGTAGTGGCTGGTGTGTTCGTTGTGGAACACGAAAATCGGCTCCTCTTGCAGCAGCGCACTGATACGGGAACATGGGGAATCCCAGGCGGCTTCATGGAATTGGATGAGAGTATCCAAAACACGGCCAGAAGAGAAGTCACTGAAGAAACAGGTTTGCGTCTGGAACAGCTCGAGTTATTCGGTATCTATTCCGGCCCGGCATATGACAAAACGTTTGCTAATGGAGATGAAGTTTCATTGGTTCAAGTATTATTTACTTGCACAGCATACTCCGGAGACTTAATCAGAGAAAATGAAGAGTCATTGAATAACCGGTTCTTCGGATTAAATGAGCTTCCTGAAAACATTTTTTCCGATCATAAGATTTTCCTTGAAGATTTCCTCTCGAAACCCGGGTTTCCGATCGTAAAGTGA
- a CDS encoding class D sortase encodes MRKTGYLLIVCGLFILLFSSLAWSKQSEAVSYQPEVLKQDHPGWDSTAAKKTISFSAAEEKPVQPAVQPNHTTGETVGQLEIPKIGSQYEVFWGTDEDTLTKGVGMYDSTWTVTPPENGHVVLAGHRDTVFKNLDEIETGDHLYVEYEGITYDYQVRKTWITHKEDRTVIVEKEQATLTLSTCYPFDYIGPAPDRYIIQAELVAKK; translated from the coding sequence ATGAGAAAGACTGGTTATCTTCTTATTGTGTGCGGCCTATTCATCCTTCTGTTCAGCAGTCTTGCCTGGAGTAAGCAAAGCGAAGCGGTCTCCTACCAGCCGGAAGTGCTTAAACAGGACCATCCTGGATGGGATAGCACCGCTGCCAAAAAGACAATCAGCTTTTCTGCTGCAGAAGAAAAACCCGTACAGCCAGCGGTACAGCCTAATCACACAACGGGTGAAACTGTCGGGCAACTTGAAATCCCGAAAATCGGCAGTCAATACGAGGTATTCTGGGGTACAGATGAAGACACTTTAACAAAAGGTGTCGGAATGTATGACAGTACCTGGACGGTAACACCTCCTGAAAATGGACATGTCGTTCTGGCTGGTCACCGGGATACGGTCTTTAAAAACTTGGATGAAATTGAAACCGGAGACCATTTATATGTTGAATACGAAGGTATCACTTATGACTACCAGGTCCGAAAGACGTGGATCACTCATAAAGAAGACCGCACGGTAATCGTCGAAAAAGAACAAGCTACTCTTACTTTATCGACTTGTTACCCCTTTGACTATATTGGTCCTGCACCGGATCGCTACATCATCCAAGCTGAACTCGTTGCCAAGAAGTAA
- a CDS encoding LPXTG cell wall anchor domain-containing protein — protein MKALSSMLVALLLFTVFQIPAFAESHGEPPVIELEQQFEELLYQETTDDWEVVNYDSKSALNFELRSIMTWPLADYYVDTWYFEENGQLYLEPKDGPPGLDTDRDYTLTKITDDHYKLTQDIESELYGDETLTIHYKYEADKWVFADRMNVIEDVGGELPETSTSLPLFILIGGALMLIGGLLVFGRKEQSAL, from the coding sequence TTGAAAGCGCTTTCTTCAATGCTCGTTGCCTTGCTGCTGTTCACGGTGTTCCAAATCCCGGCCTTTGCCGAATCACATGGTGAACCCCCGGTAATTGAACTCGAGCAGCAATTTGAAGAGCTTTTGTATCAGGAGACAACTGACGATTGGGAAGTGGTTAACTATGATTCAAAAAGTGCATTGAACTTTGAGCTCCGCTCCATCATGACCTGGCCGCTCGCTGATTATTATGTGGACACATGGTATTTCGAGGAAAACGGCCAATTATACTTAGAACCAAAGGATGGCCCGCCCGGACTTGATACGGACCGGGACTATACTTTGACGAAAATCACTGATGATCATTACAAACTGACACAAGATATTGAAAGCGAACTTTACGGAGATGAAACGCTCACCATCCATTATAAGTACGAAGCAGACAAATGGGTATTTGCCGACAGAATGAACGTAATTGAAGACGTCGGTGGTGAATTGCCAGAGACATCTACATCGCTTCCACTTTTCATACTTATTGGCGGAGCTTTAATGCTGATTGGCGGATTACTGGTATTTGGCAGAAAAGAACAATCGGCTCTGTAA
- the lepB gene encoding signal peptidase I: MERARVEESKIDELIAWMKSILFALLVVLICQEFFFTPVIVEGSSMLPTFQDDNRLIIAKTTTIDRFDVIVFHPTGSEELYIKRIIGIPGDHIAVKDGSLFVNGKLQEEPFVNLANENVIAGKATGDFSLEQLTGKMEVPADHFFVLGDNRFDSTDSRIIGFIPEQSVVGEAKLTFFPFPEAGFINR, translated from the coding sequence ATGGAGAGAGCCCGAGTGGAAGAAAGTAAAATCGATGAACTTATTGCATGGATGAAATCGATCCTGTTCGCTCTGCTGGTTGTGCTGATTTGTCAGGAATTTTTCTTTACGCCGGTTATAGTGGAAGGCAGTTCGATGCTGCCGACATTCCAGGATGACAACCGGCTGATCATCGCAAAGACCACGACAATCGACCGGTTTGATGTCATCGTGTTTCACCCGACGGGATCAGAAGAACTTTATATAAAGCGCATAATTGGCATTCCCGGCGATCATATAGCAGTGAAAGACGGCAGTTTATTCGTTAACGGGAAGCTGCAGGAAGAACCTTTTGTAAATTTGGCTAATGAAAACGTGATTGCAGGCAAAGCGACAGGCGATTTCTCACTGGAGCAGCTGACAGGAAAAATGGAAGTGCCTGCGGATCATTTCTTTGTGTTGGGAGATAACCGATTCGACAGCACAGACAGCCGGATAATCGGATTTATACCGGAACAATCCGTTGTTGGAGAAGCCAAGCTGACATTTTTTCCGTTTCCGGAAGCAGGCTTTATAAACCGCTAA
- a CDS encoding RNA polymerase sigma factor, whose protein sequence is MEEEIEQLYREHSDAVYRYLFLLVRNKETAEDLTQDAFFKAFKRLSSYRGEASEATWLMRIARNVTYDHFRRKRIIRFFSFEEDRHDTEDLETPEFSALRKEEAEELYAAISTLKQDYKDVIILRKVQEYSIKDTAFILGWTEAKVKTKQTRALDALKRAYGRKGEFLNEPVK, encoded by the coding sequence ATGGAAGAGGAGATCGAACAACTGTACAGGGAACACAGTGATGCAGTTTATCGTTATTTGTTCCTGCTTGTCCGGAATAAGGAAACGGCTGAGGATCTGACGCAGGACGCGTTCTTCAAAGCATTCAAACGCCTCAGCAGCTACCGGGGAGAGGCGTCGGAAGCGACATGGCTGATGCGGATCGCCCGCAATGTAACGTATGACCATTTCAGAAGAAAGCGGATTATCCGGTTTTTCAGCTTTGAAGAAGACCGGCATGATACGGAAGATCTCGAGACGCCTGAATTCTCAGCACTCCGGAAGGAAGAGGCGGAAGAATTATACGCTGCAATCAGCACACTGAAACAGGATTATAAAGATGTAATCATCTTGCGTAAGGTTCAGGAATATTCCATTAAAGATACCGCGTTTATTCTGGGCTGGACGGAAGCGAAAGTGAAAACGAAGCAGACGCGCGCACTCGACGCTTTGAAGAGAGCGTACGGGAGGAAGGGGGAATTTCTGAATGAGCCGGTCAAATAA
- a CDS encoding membrane lipoprotein lipid attachment site-containing protein, which yields MRKIIFALTLTAGVLAGCSAGADETATNEENDTVDVTQETASAEVAGTGNDEIETEDEEVTDEQSGDEEPLEEAESEKELFSHETTYYRPAIPDNSITPEQWQDLNSVAYLMPEKVEDAQVFASLEDYLASLRKSWQPESDFRQELPNSQFEEDSNLALSANVYLNHFAEEAANLGIKNEIDALKEAAFTLHRNFYGSHQEKLNETLRQDFEQRLNHVTDLLEIE from the coding sequence TTGAGGAAAATAATATTTGCCCTTACATTGACTGCTGGTGTGCTCGCTGGATGTTCAGCTGGAGCCGATGAGACAGCCACAAATGAAGAGAATGATACTGTTGATGTAACCCAGGAAACGGCCTCTGCGGAGGTGGCAGGCACTGGTAATGACGAAATAGAGACAGAAGATGAGGAAGTAACCGATGAGCAATCTGGAGACGAAGAACCCTTAGAAGAAGCAGAGTCAGAGAAAGAACTGTTTTCCCATGAGACCACTTATTATCGGCCGGCCATTCCGGATAACAGCATTACACCGGAACAATGGCAAGATTTGAATAGTGTGGCTTACCTAATGCCGGAAAAAGTGGAAGATGCGCAAGTATTTGCTTCATTGGAGGACTATTTGGCATCATTGAGAAAATCGTGGCAGCCGGAATCGGATTTCCGGCAGGAATTGCCGAACAGCCAGTTTGAGGAAGATTCCAATCTTGCCTTATCGGCGAATGTGTATTTAAATCATTTTGCGGAGGAAGCCGCAAATTTAGGCATCAAAAACGAAATCGACGCATTGAAAGAAGCGGCGTTTACTCTCCACCGGAATTTCTATGGATCTCATCAGGAGAAACTGAACGAAACCCTTCGCCAGGATTTTGAACAGCGCTTAAACCACGTCACAGATCTATTGGAAATAGAATAA
- a CDS encoding DUF4181 domain-containing protein, which produces MYGADSAFLGELFLLLAVVVLLMLIFNAVMRKWLGVEKAKVFSYNHANDTHAKIDWTIRWIGIVMLIVGYIITIIRLPQEPILFLQPFVLIVIFGFASGVVQAVMEWKYAKNPRAYILTASQLVFFTFLLVSLYATDFWGIA; this is translated from the coding sequence ATGTATGGAGCTGACTCCGCGTTCCTAGGGGAGTTATTCCTCTTGCTGGCTGTTGTTGTATTGCTCATGCTCATATTCAATGCAGTCATGAGAAAGTGGTTAGGTGTGGAAAAAGCAAAAGTCTTTTCTTATAATCACGCGAATGATACACACGCAAAAATCGATTGGACCATTAGATGGATTGGTATTGTTATGCTTATAGTCGGATATATCATTACTATCATTAGGCTGCCCCAAGAGCCCATCTTATTTTTACAGCCATTTGTTTTGATTGTCATTTTCGGTTTTGCTTCCGGTGTTGTACAAGCTGTCATGGAATGGAAATATGCAAAAAATCCGAGAGCCTACATTCTCACAGCCAGCCAATTGGTCTTCTTTACTTTCCTGCTTGTTTCTCTATATGCGACTGACTTTTGGGGAATCGCTTAA
- a CDS encoding PepSY domain-containing protein: MIEQALLTEADAQEIALEEVAGDVTAVDVDEENGVVVFTFDITTDTGVTEVEVDGDTGEVLGTEDEENDDDEDTGTE; the protein is encoded by the coding sequence CTGATTGAACAGGCTCTACTGACTGAAGCTGACGCTCAGGAAATCGCACTCGAAGAAGTTGCCGGTGATGTAACAGCAGTGGATGTCGATGAAGAAAACGGCGTTGTCGTGTTCACATTTGACATCACGACCGACACAGGCGTCACAGAAGTGGAAGTCGACGGCGATACCGGCGAAGTGCTCGGGACGGAAGACGAAGAGAACGACGATGACGAAGACACAGGTACCGAATAA
- a CDS encoding PepSY domain-containing protein, with translation MKITKKPLMAGGVAAVVAGGAFFYLGTELPGSAQAASQSQLIEQAQLTEAEAQEIALGEAAGDVTEVEVEEEGGAVIFEFEIKTDTGVTEVEVNGDTGEIVGTENEDGEDDEESEATKE, from the coding sequence ATGAAAATCACAAAAAAACCATTGATGGCCGGTGGCGTCGCAGCAGTAGTAGCAGGAGGGGCCTTTTTCTACCTAGGGACCGAATTGCCGGGCAGCGCCCAGGCCGCATCGCAGTCCCAATTGATCGAACAGGCCCAATTGACTGAAGCCGAGGCACAGGAAATCGCACTTGGTGAAGCTGCTGGCGATGTAACGGAAGTGGAAGTCGAAGAAGAAGGCGGCGCCGTCATATTCGAATTTGAAATCAAGACGGACACAGGCGTCACAGAAGTGGAAGTCAACGGCGATACCGGTGAAATCGTCGGGACAGAAAACGAAGACGGCGAAGACGATGAGGAATCCGAAGCGACAAAAGAATAG
- a CDS encoding response regulator transcription factor produces MKVNPEKVLLVEDEANIARFVRLELEHEGYAVTLAADGEEALERFNEQDWDVILLDWMLPKLDGLEVCRRIRKTSDVPVILLTARDYIGDKIAGLDRGADDYITKPFEIEELFARMRAVSRRHRAAIEKNREEKLKIADLEADLRSRQVVRGGDSIELTQREFDLLVFLMRHQGEALSRDWLLSAVWGYDFAGETNVVDVYIRYLRNKLDRDYEPKLIHTVRGIGYILRTS; encoded by the coding sequence ATGAAAGTGAATCCGGAAAAGGTATTGCTTGTGGAAGACGAAGCGAATATCGCGCGTTTCGTGCGCCTGGAATTGGAGCACGAAGGATACGCAGTTACGCTCGCGGCAGACGGGGAGGAAGCGTTGGAACGATTCAATGAACAGGACTGGGACGTTATTTTATTGGATTGGATGCTACCCAAACTGGATGGACTGGAAGTATGCCGACGGATCCGCAAGACGAGTGACGTACCTGTGATCTTGCTGACGGCCCGGGATTATATCGGCGATAAGATTGCGGGGCTTGACCGCGGAGCGGATGATTACATCACAAAGCCATTCGAAATCGAAGAATTATTCGCCCGGATGCGCGCAGTGAGCCGCCGCCACCGCGCCGCAATAGAAAAGAACCGGGAAGAAAAACTGAAAATCGCAGACCTGGAAGCCGATTTGCGCAGCCGGCAAGTCGTCCGGGGGGGAGATTCCATTGAATTGACGCAACGGGAATTTGATCTACTCGTGTTCCTGATGCGCCATCAAGGGGAAGCACTCAGCCGGGACTGGCTATTGTCAGCTGTCTGGGGCTATGATTTTGCCGGGGAAACGAACGTTGTCGATGTCTATATCCGGTACTTGCGCAATAAACTTGACCGGGATTACGAACCGAAATTGATCCATACTGTAAGAGGAATCGGCTATATTCTCCGCACCTCTTAA
- a CDS encoding sensor histidine kinase, translating to MPRKQNRKQKRGTLVYQVTSWYIWYFVIVLFMIGLIVLGSVGFFLYERIQQEQELLEARLTELTATEETVNLQERLDAVLYPEYAEYAVEIRLDDEVLARSRGWEDIEEDGERLNFFGLNQFVLQERDDLFYTDTFQLEVNGALALVETGSEADDEMEFFVLLFQILLYTGIISLLIGSFVIYRLTARSLKPLSTITAAVAALGGTDDLEKRIPVPAKPGELTELATVFNRLLHQLQQQFEREQRFVSDASHELRTPLTAFRGHLKLLKRWGKDDPEILVQGLEAMDQESTRMERMVVQLLTLARTGHTETKKEPLNLSALVKTVIAQWPASEDVSVAAEVGEGITVTGDAEQLRQVAVILLENAQRYTEAGSITVRLIEDGTSVRLEVKDTGIGIAPADQEKVFDRFYRVDKARSRVSGGTGLGLSIASELVDHHQGDIRLESELGKGSTFTVVLPK from the coding sequence ATGCCCCGGAAGCAAAACCGAAAACAGAAAAGAGGAACACTCGTCTATCAAGTGACGTCGTGGTATATCTGGTACTTTGTGATCGTCTTGTTCATGATCGGCCTGATTGTGCTTGGCTCAGTCGGTTTTTTCTTGTACGAGCGGATCCAGCAGGAACAGGAATTGCTGGAGGCCCGGCTTACTGAGCTGACTGCAACTGAAGAAACGGTGAACTTACAGGAACGGCTCGATGCCGTATTGTACCCGGAATATGCGGAATATGCCGTGGAGATCCGGCTGGACGATGAAGTGCTGGCCCGGTCCCGGGGCTGGGAAGATATCGAAGAGGACGGGGAACGGCTGAATTTTTTCGGACTGAATCAATTCGTGCTGCAGGAAAGAGACGACCTGTTTTATACCGACACGTTTCAGCTGGAAGTGAACGGGGCGCTTGCACTTGTGGAAACGGGCAGTGAAGCGGATGACGAAATGGAATTTTTCGTGTTATTGTTTCAGATCTTGCTTTATACAGGAATCATCAGTCTGCTTATCGGCTCGTTCGTGATTTACCGGCTGACAGCAAGAAGCCTGAAGCCGTTATCGACAATCACAGCTGCTGTTGCTGCACTGGGAGGGACGGACGATTTGGAAAAGCGGATTCCGGTTCCGGCAAAACCGGGCGAACTGACGGAACTCGCAACGGTCTTCAATCGGCTGCTGCATCAATTGCAGCAGCAATTCGAGCGGGAGCAGCGCTTCGTATCCGATGCGTCCCATGAACTCCGGACACCGCTGACCGCGTTCCGCGGCCATTTGAAGCTTTTGAAACGCTGGGGCAAAGATGACCCGGAGATATTAGTTCAAGGCCTTGAAGCGATGGACCAGGAAAGCACCCGGATGGAGCGGATGGTCGTGCAATTGCTGACGCTCGCCCGCACCGGCCATACAGAAACAAAAAAAGAGCCGTTGAATTTGAGTGCACTTGTGAAAACGGTCATCGCACAATGGCCGGCTTCAGAAGATGTCAGCGTGGCAGCGGAGGTTGGGGAAGGCATTACGGTAACGGGGGATGCGGAGCAGCTCCGGCAGGTTGCCGTGATTTTGCTGGAAAACGCCCAGCGCTATACGGAAGCAGGCAGCATAACCGTCCGGTTGATAGAAGACGGGACAAGTGTCCGGCTTGAAGTGAAAGACACCGGCATCGGCATCGCACCGGCCGATCAAGAGAAAGTATTCGACCGCTTCTACCGGGTCGACAAAGCCCGCTCCCGCGTATCCGGCGGTACAGGACTCGGGTTGTCGATCGCGAGCGAATTAGTCGATCACCACCAGGGGGACATCCGGCTCGAAAGCGAGCTTGGCAAAGGCAGCACCTTCACGGTCGTGCTGCCGAAATGA
- a CDS encoding class F sortase: MNRFAKKLFLVYCLFLLTTLTDNPGFATNFSPIENGPTHEFVQAENSEELLQPALPVKEHPDETKTDALESASKGQPETRAEPETVYSGVTPASIELPAIGEEAEVIEVGLTEEGAMEAPSNIYQIGWFAPGTKPGEQGNAVMAGHVDGETSPGTFYNLKELEPGDEIRITGTNGKELTFIVTDKESYVPDKAPLEKIFGASSKAQLNLITCTGVFNSRTGNYEERLVIYTELSSDP, from the coding sequence ATGAATCGATTTGCCAAAAAGTTATTCCTTGTCTATTGTTTATTTCTTCTGACCACTCTCACTGATAACCCCGGATTTGCAACAAATTTCTCCCCGATAGAAAATGGGCCCACCCATGAATTTGTTCAAGCGGAAAATTCTGAAGAACTGCTGCAACCGGCATTGCCTGTAAAGGAGCACCCGGATGAGACAAAGACCGATGCGCTTGAATCGGCTTCGAAAGGACAGCCCGAAACCCGCGCTGAACCTGAAACGGTCTATTCGGGCGTTACACCTGCAAGCATTGAACTCCCGGCGATCGGTGAAGAGGCTGAAGTGATTGAAGTGGGGCTAACCGAGGAAGGGGCGATGGAAGCCCCGTCGAATATCTACCAGATCGGCTGGTTTGCGCCTGGCACGAAACCGGGAGAGCAAGGGAATGCGGTGATGGCCGGCCATGTCGACGGTGAGACAAGCCCAGGCACATTTTACAACCTGAAAGAATTGGAGCCGGGAGATGAAATCCGCATCACCGGAACAAACGGAAAAGAGCTGACATTCATCGTCACCGACAAAGAATCCTATGTGCCGGATAAAGCGCCGTTGGAAAAAATATTCGGGGCCAGTTCAAAAGCGCAATTGAATCTGATTACCTGCACTGGTGTTTTCAACAGCCGCACCGGTAATTATGAGGAACGGCTTGTTATTTACACAGAGTTGTCTTCAGACCCATAA
- a CDS encoding RNA polymerase sigma factor — translation MERVSDTQLYQRIQAQDREALEQLYDRYEKILFSFLVKMTADPNLAEEAMQEVFIKIWRGVGKYDESKGKFTSWLFTMSRNAAIDLIRKRKQGQVSIEESGELISHEPLMDEKIEWKEKKKSIETAVRSLSKEQQQMIQLFYFKGYTHEKIAESCGLPLGTVKSRIRLALVKLKKTLGHLQEGRAAHEESGL, via the coding sequence ATGGAAAGGGTTTCGGATACTCAACTCTATCAACGAATCCAGGCGCAAGACCGGGAAGCGCTGGAGCAACTTTACGACCGCTACGAAAAAATTCTATTCTCTTTCCTGGTCAAAATGACGGCGGATCCCAATTTGGCTGAAGAAGCGATGCAGGAAGTGTTTATCAAGATCTGGCGCGGCGTCGGCAAGTATGATGAAAGTAAAGGGAAATTCACATCGTGGTTATTTACGATGAGCAGGAACGCAGCCATCGATCTGATCCGGAAACGGAAACAAGGACAAGTATCAATCGAAGAATCCGGCGAACTTATTTCCCATGAACCGTTAATGGATGAGAAAATAGAGTGGAAAGAAAAGAAAAAAAGCATCGAGACTGCTGTCAGGTCTCTTTCAAAAGAGCAGCAGCAAATGATTCAGCTGTTTTACTTCAAAGGCTATACGCATGAAAAAATCGCTGAAAGCTGCGGCTTGCCGCTTGGAACAGTCAAAAGCCGGATCCGGCTTGCGTTAGTGAAATTGAAGAAAACCCTTGGTCATCTGCAAGAGGGGAGGGCTGCACATGAAGAATCAGGACTGTGA